In one window of Leptospira sp. GIMC2001 DNA:
- a CDS encoding B12-binding domain-containing radical SAM protein codes for MRLTIIHPCIGRIPGKKYIKGWQMEPLPAAHLSGLTPDDVDIKFYDDRMELIPFDEATDLVAISIETYTAKRAYQIASEYRKRGVIVVMGGFHATLVSDEVLEYADVVVIGEAEDIWQQVIADFKNKSLQRIYKSATRPDIAKASPDRSIFQGKKYLPIGLVESARGCTFKCDFCVIQTFFSSTQNRRSTQTVIDEIKSITDKRKLIFFVDDNIVSHPKEAKEFYKALIPLKIKWVSQAAITMTHDVEMLEILRDSGCQGVLIGFESLNPVNLKAMNKTFNTTKGGIEEATKRLHKYGIRLYATFIFGYDEDTMLSFRETIDFCINHKIFMVAFNHLTPFPGTPLYKKLESEGRLIYKKWWLADEYKYGQVPFRTKIDPEVIRLECVKARKEFYSVPSIIKRMFSKTNSGGFFMFYAYWFINLLLRKEAELRDLYPLGDTTFKGELLPVDIEQHREYFHNKLEAKVS; via the coding sequence GTGAGACTTACCATCATTCATCCATGCATTGGAAGGATCCCAGGAAAAAAATACATCAAAGGCTGGCAGATGGAACCTTTACCAGCTGCACATCTATCAGGACTTACACCAGATGATGTTGATATAAAGTTTTATGATGATAGAATGGAGCTGATACCTTTTGATGAGGCAACAGATCTTGTTGCTATTTCTATTGAGACTTACACTGCAAAAAGAGCCTATCAGATTGCATCAGAATATAGAAAGAGGGGCGTAATAGTTGTTATGGGTGGCTTCCATGCAACATTGGTTTCTGATGAAGTATTAGAATATGCTGATGTAGTAGTGATTGGTGAAGCTGAAGACATTTGGCAACAAGTAATTGCTGACTTCAAGAACAAATCTCTGCAAAGAATTTATAAATCAGCAACCCGTCCTGATATAGCAAAAGCAAGCCCTGATCGAAGTATTTTTCAAGGTAAAAAATATCTGCCTATTGGTCTTGTTGAGTCTGCGAGGGGTTGCACGTTCAAATGTGACTTCTGTGTGATTCAAACTTTTTTCTCATCCACTCAGAATCGTAGAAGCACGCAAACAGTTATTGATGAGATAAAATCAATTACTGATAAACGTAAATTGATTTTCTTTGTAGATGACAATATCGTATCACATCCTAAGGAAGCTAAAGAGTTTTATAAAGCATTAATTCCGTTAAAAATTAAATGGGTGAGTCAAGCTGCAATAACGATGACCCATGATGTAGAAATGTTAGAGATACTTCGAGACAGTGGTTGTCAAGGCGTGCTAATTGGATTTGAGTCTCTGAATCCCGTTAATCTCAAAGCAATGAACAAAACTTTCAATACCACCAAAGGCGGAATAGAAGAAGCTACAAAAAGATTGCATAAATACGGAATTCGATTATACGCTACATTTATTTTTGGATATGATGAAGATACAATGCTATCTTTTCGAGAAACAATAGATTTTTGTATAAACCACAAAATATTTATGGTTGCATTCAATCATCTAACTCCATTTCCTGGAACCCCATTGTATAAAAAATTGGAATCCGAAGGAAGATTGATTTATAAAAAATGGTGGCTTGCAGATGAGTATAAATATGGACAAGTTCCATTTAGAACAAAGATTGATCCAGAAGTGATTCGCCTTGAATGCGTTAAAGCTAGAAAAGAATTCTATTCTGTTCCATCAATAATCAAAAGAATGTTCTCCAAAACCAATTCTGGTGGATTCTTTATGTTCTATGCATATTGGTTTATCAATTTATTATTAAGAAAAGAAGCTGAGCTTAGAGACTTATACCCCTTAGGTGATACTACATTCAAAGGAGAATTACTCCCAGTCGATATCGAGCAGCATCGCGAGTATTTTCATAACAAATTGGAAGCAAAAGTAAGTTGA